Proteins from a single region of Numenius arquata chromosome Z, bNumArq3.hap1.1, whole genome shotgun sequence:
- the GAS1 gene encoding growth arrest-specific protein 1, with protein MVARSPAQHGGGGGHRWPRPAAWLWLAAALGAVWSPRGSLVQGRRLICWQAVLQCQGEPECSYAYNQYAEACAPVLLQQTPAGGGGDGPAAAAGSAASSRRRCPSHCIAALIQLNHTRHGPALEDCDCAQDENCRATKRAIEPCLPRTSGGGPGGPGGGGPGPGVMGCTEARRRCDWDSRCSLALNRYMTYCGKLFNGLRCTPECRAVIEDMLAVPKAVLLNDCVCDGLERPICESVKENMARLCFGADMGGNGAGSSGGSDGGLEEYYDEDYEEEPSQKGRDDAEDNAGSEPGFPVQADSAGRPAAAAWALLASILLPLLPRL; from the coding sequence atGGTGGCCCGCTCCCCCGCTCAGCACGGAGGTGGCGGCGGGCACCGCTGGCCGCGGCCGGCCGCCTGGCTGTGGctggcggcggcgctgggcgcCGTGTGGTCGCCGCGGGGCTCGCTGGTGCAGGGCCGGCGGCTGATCTGCTGGCAGGCGGTGCTGCAGTGTCAGGGGGAGCCCGAGTGCAGCTACGCTTACAACCAGTACGCCGAGGCGTGCGCCCCGGTGCTCCTGCAGCAGacgccggcgggcggcggcggggacgggccggCGGCCGCTGCAGGCTCGGCCGCCTCCTCCAGGCGGCGGTGCCCCAGCCACTGCATCGCGGCCCTCATCCAGCTCAACCACACCCGGCACGGCCCGGCGCTGGAGGACTGCGACTGCGCGCAGGACGAGAACTGCCGCGCCACCAAGCGCGCCAtcgagccctgcctgccccgcaccagcggcggcggccccggcgggcccggcggcggcggccccggccccggcgtgATGGGCTGcacggaggcgcggcggcgctgCGACTGGGACAGCCGCTGCAGCCTGGCCCTCAACCGCTACATGACCTACTGCGGGAAGCTGTTCAACGGGCTGCGCTGCACGCCGGAGTGCCGAGCCGTTATCGAGGACATGCTGGCCGTGCCCAAGGCCGTGCTGCTCAACGACTGCGTCTGCGACGGGCTGGAGCGGCCCATCTGCGAGTCGGTCAAGGAGAACATGGCCCGCCTCTGCTTCGGCGCCGACATGGGCGGCAACGGcgccggcagcagcggcggctcGGACGGCGGCCTGGAGGAGTACTACGACGAGGACTACGAGGAGGAGCCCAGCCAGAAGGGGAGGGACGACGCGGAGGACAATGCGGGCTCCGAGCCCGGCTTCCCAGTGCAGGCGGATAGCGCcggccggcccgccgccgccgcctgggctctgctggcctCCATcttgctgccgctgctgccgcggCTCTAG